Proteins from a genomic interval of Verrucomicrobiota bacterium:
- a CDS encoding ABC transporter ATP-binding protein, giving the protein MGNNEVRALDDVSLSIKKGEYVSIIGPSGSGKSTMMHLLGCLDTPSKGSVTLDGIDVSKASATSLAKIRNQKLGFVFQSFNLLPKLNVFENVELPLVYAGIKAKIRREKVHEALKAVQLEKRVSHRPTQLSGGQNQRVAIARALVNDPKLILADEPTGALDSKTGEAILELFRSIHEQGNTVALVTHDSKIAAETPRRIELLDGKVVKDHLRSVCSSFSSGRDQVA; this is encoded by the coding sequence ATGGGCAACAATGAAGTCCGAGCTCTGGATGATGTTTCTCTCAGTATAAAGAAAGGAGAATACGTCTCTATCATTGGTCCTTCAGGGTCAGGTAAATCCACCATGATGCATTTATTAGGCTGTCTTGATACGCCTAGTAAAGGCTCTGTAACTTTGGATGGAATTGACGTTAGCAAGGCGTCTGCGACTTCTCTTGCCAAGATTCGCAACCAAAAACTGGGCTTTGTCTTCCAGAGCTTTAATCTTCTTCCTAAGCTTAATGTTTTTGAGAATGTGGAGTTGCCTTTAGTCTATGCCGGAATCAAGGCTAAGATCCGACGTGAGAAAGTTCACGAGGCTCTGAAAGCTGTGCAGCTCGAAAAAAGAGTTTCGCATCGGCCCACCCAATTATCAGGTGGACAAAATCAACGGGTAGCCATTGCAAGAGCACTCGTTAATGATCCCAAACTCATTTTAGCTGATGAACCTACAGGGGCTCTGGATTCCAAAACTGGAGAAGCTATTTTGGAACTGTTCCGTAGTATCCATGAACAAGGAAATACAGTAGCTCTCGTTACCCATGACTCCAAGATAGCTGCAGAAACTCCTCGGAGAATCGAACTGCTAGATGGTAAAGTTGTCAAAGACCATCTACGAAGTGTTTGCAGTTCGTTCTCTTCTGGCAGGGACCAGGTAGCATGA
- a CDS encoding ABC transporter permease, which translates to MNLFLNLMEGIREASANKFRSFLTTLSISLGVSSLFAMFAITEGIATEYKNSLLRYGKLNRVRIMNQELPPEKKSLEELAVGRTYRDAVALRGLPLLSAVSPELKADIEGRISYKGHVAFEDPRGVENDYLITENVRVAKGRFFAHLDHVNRHRVAVIGPRIIEELWPGQEDPEVLGEKILIDGISFQIIGTFASTGLFWKDDRVCIPFSTMLDTFASAKVVNEVDEGPQNRLHSLGVEIRDLAYYEDALEQMRKILMITHHGIEDFGFVTMEEYFSKMDNRIFGIRLSGGIISLVSLIVGGVGITNIMLASIKQRIRELGIRLAIGARPWDVFVQIMIEALVLSCIGGSIGLILGWGAVHFLQIIAPSDTESIIRFYALLLSFASAVTVGLVSGIYPAFRASQLNPIEALKYE; encoded by the coding sequence ATGAATTTGTTTCTGAATTTAATGGAGGGCATTCGTGAAGCTAGTGCCAATAAGTTTCGCTCATTCTTGACAACTCTTAGTATCTCGCTTGGCGTGTCTTCCCTTTTCGCTATGTTTGCGATCACCGAAGGTATAGCCACGGAATACAAAAACAGTTTATTACGCTACGGTAAGCTCAATCGAGTTCGAATTATGAACCAGGAACTGCCACCGGAAAAAAAAAGTCTAGAGGAGCTGGCTGTGGGAAGAACCTACAGGGACGCAGTTGCACTTAGAGGATTACCTTTACTGTCCGCAGTTTCACCAGAATTGAAAGCAGATATAGAAGGCCGAATTAGCTATAAAGGTCATGTCGCTTTCGAAGACCCAAGGGGTGTGGAGAATGACTACTTAATAACAGAAAATGTTCGAGTTGCTAAGGGGCGCTTTTTTGCTCACTTAGATCACGTTAATCGACATAGAGTAGCAGTCATAGGACCAAGAATAATCGAAGAACTCTGGCCTGGCCAAGAGGATCCTGAAGTTTTGGGAGAGAAAATTTTGATAGATGGGATTTCATTTCAAATCATAGGCACCTTTGCGTCTACAGGACTTTTCTGGAAAGATGATCGTGTCTGTATTCCGTTTAGCACCATGCTCGATACTTTTGCTTCTGCTAAAGTTGTCAATGAAGTAGATGAAGGACCGCAAAATAGACTGCATTCTCTAGGCGTGGAAATTAGGGATTTAGCTTATTATGAAGACGCCCTGGAACAAATGCGAAAGATTCTCATGATAACTCATCATGGAATTGAAGATTTTGGTTTCGTGACGATGGAGGAGTATTTTAGCAAGATGGATAATCGTATCTTTGGGATACGGCTGAGTGGAGGCATTATTTCCTTGGTCAGTCTTATCGTTGGTGGTGTTGGTATTACCAACATTATGTTAGCATCTATCAAGCAGCGCATTAGAGAATTAGGTATTCGACTTGCTATTGGTGCGAGGCCTTGGGATGTATTCGTTCAAATCATGATAGAAGCTTTGGTGCTTTCATGTATAGGTGGCTCTATAGGGCTAATTCTTGGGTGGGGCGCTGTTCATTTTTTACAGATCATTGCTCCCTCAGACACTGAGTCGATTATTAGATTTTATGCACTGCTTCTCAGCTTTGCGTCCGCAGTCACCGTAGGATTGGTTTCAGGGATCTATCCTGCTTTTAGAGCTTCACAGCTTAACCCAATAGAAGCACTCAAATACGAATAG
- a CDS encoding ABC transporter permease: MNFSIGLLEGLRGLWSYKFRSCLTLLGMILGVASLFAMLAITNGMTFEMLEGYREMGTLERVTVVKADPPAHQEHLADQNIGLVYEDAVALKQNPFFTWVCPLIEMGVNARYQDRRSNAILYGCTYDFLVMDRHVVAQGRFFSDLDMINQHRVAVVGYRIAKELWNQPERDSVGSTILINGTSFKIIGLFEEYLTEQAKRERETGFSKKIEEKRQQRMKRRKKRPWQDPFYKKNNAIAIPLTTAIGTFRSTTMVNKKGSNTSSKEDLGPDPTLSSLQVGIPSFNQINEAKDIIRQTLLFTHNGVENFELETKEDEVAEIEKQIFSTRVNGLFIAGIGLLVGGLGITNIMLATMVDRIREIGIRRAIGAQPGDVFIQFILESTMLSLLGGVAGVFTGWGLLQLIMVLAPLSATPMIEMSAIIISFTSSAIVGLAAGIYPAVKASSLNVLEALNFE; this comes from the coding sequence ATGAATTTCTCGATTGGCTTATTGGAGGGATTGCGCGGACTGTGGTCCTATAAATTTAGATCCTGTTTGACTTTGTTAGGCATGATTCTAGGAGTTGCATCCCTATTTGCCATGCTTGCTATCACCAACGGTATGACCTTCGAGATGTTGGAAGGCTATCGAGAAATGGGGACTCTGGAGAGAGTTACAGTCGTCAAGGCAGATCCTCCAGCTCATCAGGAGCACCTCGCAGATCAGAATATAGGCCTTGTTTATGAAGATGCCGTGGCACTAAAACAAAACCCCTTCTTCACTTGGGTCTGTCCCTTGATTGAGATGGGAGTGAACGCCAGGTATCAGGACAGAAGAAGCAATGCCATACTCTATGGCTGCACTTATGATTTTCTAGTAATGGATCGACACGTTGTTGCTCAGGGCAGATTTTTTAGCGACCTTGACATGATAAACCAGCACCGTGTGGCAGTCGTTGGATACCGTATTGCCAAAGAGCTATGGAACCAACCCGAAAGAGATAGCGTAGGATCCACCATTCTTATCAACGGCACGAGTTTCAAAATCATAGGACTTTTTGAGGAGTATCTCACCGAACAAGCCAAGCGTGAACGCGAAACCGGATTTTCCAAAAAGATCGAAGAGAAACGCCAGCAAAGAATGAAACGAAGAAAAAAGAGACCATGGCAAGATCCCTTTTATAAAAAAAATAATGCTATAGCCATACCACTCACCACAGCGATTGGCACTTTCCGTTCCACGACCATGGTGAATAAGAAAGGTAGTAATACGAGCTCTAAGGAGGATCTTGGCCCAGACCCCACCCTTTCGTCTTTGCAAGTCGGCATCCCAAGTTTCAACCAAATTAATGAAGCCAAGGATATAATCCGTCAGACCTTATTATTCACTCACAATGGAGTGGAAAATTTTGAGCTTGAAACCAAAGAAGACGAAGTAGCCGAGATTGAGAAGCAGATTTTCTCTACCAGAGTAAATGGGCTGTTTATTGCAGGTATAGGTCTGTTGGTCGGAGGTTTAGGGATTACCAATATTATGCTTGCGACTATGGTAGACCGAATTCGCGAGATTGGTATCCGCAGAGCAATAGGTGCTCAGCCTGGCGATGTCTTTATTCAGTTTATTCTAGAATCGACGATGCTCTCTCTATTAGGTGGAGTTGCAGGCGTCTTCACAGGTTGGGGACTTCTTCAATTGATTATGGTCTTGGCTCCACTCAGTGCAACACCTATGATTGAAATGTCTGCAATTATAATAAGCTTTACGTCGTCGGCTATTGTAGGTCTCGCTGCTGGTATCTACCCAGCCGTGAAAGCCTCGTCTCTGAACGTCTTAGAAGCTTTGAATTTTGAATAA
- a CDS encoding PilT/PilU family type 4a pilus ATPase, producing MSTIEYNEWIISSCLEAGWIDDEAGQRLTQAVAHLGGNIPVLDLMEEQEILPKSKLERLKTLIQEHQSQSNGASEDKKGTAQESTSHSLTSSAAPQTTHSLLEFIRQAISYHASDLHIGPHSPPFMRRFGALQPLSPDYSKLTPDDSEALARQFLTPKQIKSVEEEGSIDFCYTADGIARLRASVIRQRRGWECVFRIIAEKILTMQEIGLPPVCYEMVRYHNGLILVTGPVSSGKTTTLAAMVNQINHERKEHIITLEEPIEYVFPPAGCQITQREIRQHTESFATALKGSLRQDPDVIMVGEMRDLETISLAITASETGHLVLATLHTSTAARTMQRLLDVFPSNQQAQIRTMVSESIRGVICQKLVPRLDGSGRILALEIMTNTPAISNLIREGQNFQIPGMMQIGRNQGMMLMDDSLIELAKQGVIAGQAAYNRAENKKLMAAALAAEGIN from the coding sequence TTGAGTACGATTGAATATAACGAATGGATCATTAGCAGTTGTTTAGAGGCAGGCTGGATTGACGATGAGGCAGGTCAAAGGTTGACACAAGCAGTCGCTCATTTAGGGGGGAATATTCCTGTCCTAGACCTCATGGAAGAACAAGAAATTCTTCCTAAAAGCAAACTTGAAAGACTCAAAACACTCATTCAAGAGCACCAAAGTCAGTCAAATGGTGCATCTGAAGACAAAAAAGGCACCGCCCAAGAAAGCACTTCTCATTCGCTTACTTCTTCCGCCGCCCCTCAAACCACGCACTCCCTATTAGAGTTTATTCGCCAAGCTATTTCTTATCATGCATCGGACCTTCATATAGGTCCCCACAGCCCTCCATTTATGAGACGCTTTGGAGCTCTGCAGCCCCTAAGTCCGGATTACTCCAAACTAACACCTGATGATTCAGAAGCCTTAGCTAGACAGTTTTTAACCCCTAAACAAATCAAATCCGTTGAAGAGGAGGGGTCTATAGATTTCTGTTACACGGCAGATGGCATTGCCAGGTTACGGGCCTCTGTTATTCGTCAGAGGAGAGGCTGGGAATGCGTATTTCGCATTATAGCAGAAAAAATCCTGACTATGCAAGAGATTGGCCTGCCTCCGGTATGCTATGAAATGGTTCGTTACCACAATGGTCTGATCTTAGTCACGGGCCCTGTCTCAAGTGGCAAGACCACCACACTTGCGGCTATGGTAAACCAAATTAACCATGAGCGAAAAGAACATATCATTACCTTAGAGGAACCTATAGAGTATGTGTTTCCTCCTGCGGGTTGCCAAATTACTCAGCGTGAAATTCGTCAACACACCGAATCTTTCGCAACGGCACTGAAAGGATCATTGAGGCAAGACCCAGATGTGATCATGGTGGGAGAAATGAGAGACTTAGAGACTATATCCTTAGCCATCACAGCATCTGAAACGGGCCACTTGGTGTTAGCTACCTTGCACACCTCAACCGCAGCACGCACCATGCAAAGGTTGTTAGATGTATTTCCCTCAAATCAACAAGCACAAATTCGCACCATGGTCTCGGAATCTATCCGCGGGGTCATCTGTCAAAAACTCGTTCCCAGACTAGATGGGTCCGGACGCATCCTAGCCTTAGAAATCATGACGAACACTCCAGCAATTTCTAACCTCATTCGCGAAGGTCAAAACTTTCAAATTCCAGGGATGATGCAAATTGGACGTAACCAAGGTATGATGCTTATGGATGATTCCCTGATAGAGCTTGCGAAGCAAGGGGTCATAGCAGGGCAAGCTGCATATAATCGGGCTGAAAATAAAAAACTCATGGCAGCCGCCTTAGCTGCAGAAGGCATAAACTAA
- a CDS encoding PilT/PilU family type 4a pilus ATPase — MTLSSPNKIDGLFNILVSNDGSDLHLSEGQPPKIRKHGDISAIRQEPLTRSELDTLLSEICLPKRWNHFLETGDLDFAYEMDEDSRFRCNYHKHLNGYGAIFRLIPNRIKTLRELNLPGIIQTFGDIHSGLVLVTGPTGSGKSTTLAAIMDYINTTYAKHIVTIEEPIEFVHHNRNSIITQREVPNDTTTFFDGLKAALREDADVILVGELRDLETISLALTAAETGVLVFATLHTNNARKTIDRIIDAYPADEQELVRTMLSTSLRGVVAQLLMRTRDGKGRVAVNEIMKANAAVSAIIREGSTVKLQDTIKTGKQEGMQLMDDAIDELLKKGIISGHEAYMKSIDKSRFAHVIDQR, encoded by the coding sequence ATGACGTTATCTTCCCCTAATAAAATAGACGGATTATTTAACATCTTAGTATCAAACGATGGTTCAGACCTCCATCTATCTGAAGGCCAACCTCCTAAAATCCGTAAACATGGAGATATCAGTGCTATCCGGCAAGAACCTCTTACTCGAAGTGAGTTAGATACTCTCTTGTCAGAGATTTGTCTCCCTAAAAGGTGGAATCATTTCTTAGAGACCGGCGATCTAGACTTTGCATACGAAATGGATGAAGATTCTCGTTTTCGCTGTAACTACCATAAGCATTTAAATGGCTACGGAGCCATATTTCGCCTCATTCCCAACCGCATTAAGACATTAAGAGAGCTCAACTTACCCGGTATCATTCAGACTTTTGGAGATATTCACTCAGGCTTAGTTCTTGTGACAGGACCTACAGGATCTGGTAAATCAACTACGTTGGCTGCCATCATGGACTACATTAACACAACTTACGCTAAGCACATTGTCACTATTGAAGAGCCTATTGAATTTGTTCACCACAACAGAAATAGCATCATTACCCAGCGTGAAGTGCCCAATGACACTACAACATTTTTCGATGGCCTGAAGGCAGCTCTACGGGAAGATGCTGATGTTATTCTCGTTGGTGAGCTGCGTGATCTAGAAACCATATCATTGGCTCTCACTGCTGCTGAAACAGGTGTCCTTGTCTTTGCCACGCTGCACACCAATAATGCTCGCAAAACGATAGACCGCATCATTGACGCATATCCCGCAGATGAACAGGAGCTAGTGCGAACGATGCTTTCCACTTCATTACGAGGGGTTGTCGCCCAGCTTCTTATGAGAACTCGTGATGGGAAAGGAAGAGTAGCCGTTAATGAAATCATGAAAGCCAATGCCGCAGTTTCAGCTATCATTAGAGAGGGCTCGACCGTTAAACTGCAGGATACGATCAAGACGGGAAAGCAAGAAGGTATGCAACTTATGGACGATGCTATTGACGAACTTTTGAAAAAAGGAATCATATCTGGGCACGAGGCCTATATGAAGTCTATTGACAAGAGCCGTTTTGCTCATGTTATAGACCAGAGGTAA
- a CDS encoding phnA protein: protein MMTKKRAAHQHSQSSLQIFAKDLVRRSRSKCELCQKADRLFVYEVPPVPAEPDFEKCIFICQGCLRQIEKPKELDPRYWKCLRETIWSEVPAIQIMAGRMLKRLSALAPWASEVLEEVYLEEEILEAINEVD from the coding sequence ATGATGACTAAGAAAAGGGCAGCACATCAACACAGTCAATCATCCTTACAGATCTTTGCTAAGGATCTGGTAAGGCGCTCACGCTCTAAGTGCGAGCTATGTCAAAAAGCTGACCGGCTCTTCGTTTATGAGGTGCCACCAGTCCCTGCAGAACCAGATTTCGAGAAATGCATTTTCATTTGCCAAGGATGTCTTAGGCAAATCGAGAAGCCTAAAGAACTTGACCCGCGTTACTGGAAGTGTCTGCGCGAAACCATATGGAGCGAAGTGCCAGCTATCCAAATCATGGCAGGTAGAATGCTAAAAAGACTTTCTGCTTTAGCGCCTTGGGCCTCGGAAGTCCTAGAGGAAGTCTACCTGGAGGAAGAAATTTTAGAGGCAATCAACGAAGTAGATTAA
- the dnaE gene encoding DNA polymerase III subunit alpha, with protein sequence MVQDFVHLHVHTHYSLLDGASKVKPLLERCKELGMSSLALTDHGNMFGAIEFYQTAHSLGIKPIIGCEVYTTPGKMTDKGLQNGNKKPDPIHHFLLLAKNEEGYRNLVKLVSAGHIDGFYRKPRIDKELLSQYSQGLIGTSACIVSEIARHIIHDEMREAEQSLDDYVHILGRDNFYLEIQNHGIPEEAKVREVYRKWSKEKCIPIIATNDVHYILQEHARAHEILLCIGTGATMNDEKRIRYSGPEYYLKSKEEMTALFEDLPEALTNTVELAERCDVEIDLKSNKYPEFDAPEGGDRAAYFRELCFSGLEDRYGAERANQDKELRKRLEYEIGVIENMGFVSYFLITWDFVDYAKRNEIPVGPGRGSAAGSIVAYVLKITDLCPLRYGLIFERFLNPERVSPPDVDIDFCQSRRGEVIEYVRKKYGDRSVAQIVTFGTLAAKMAVRDTARVLGLGFGEASRLADQIPTELKMTIPKALAQNHELTRMIEQDEVSAEVIENAISLEGSVRQTGIHAAGVVISDRDLTDFIPLIRDEKSGGIVTQYSMEPLTTVGMLKMDFLGLKTLTVIQDCLDFVAQSKGKKIKIEDISLKDQNTFDLLNRAENIGIFQVESEGMQKICSQFDIKSIDDIIALIALYRPGPMDLIPDYIARKKGKARFEYDHPLLEEICSDTYGIMIYQEQVMKAAQVLAGYSLGDADLLRRAMGKKKKEVMDEQKKIFIKGCATTNEIPAAQAGKIFDTLAKFAGYGFNKSHSAAYSVVSYHTAFLKANYPVEFMAALLSNELDNTDKIAIFVDEAKRMGIRVLPPCVNESLFSFSVGPHQIRYGMAAIKNVGEAVVKAVIEARESQGPFKSMFDLCKRVDYHVLNKKALESLVKAGAFDSISGNRAEIYNQIDQALAQSASLARDRESGQGMMFDMGNLDNPRNKPLGGQSEHQNRIKNWPMGERLGYEKELLGFYVTGHPVDEFDSDLRAFRTLHIGSIKNMSQDTVVRVAGVLQSVEVRLSQKTGRPWARVSIEDRTGKVEIALFSDQYERYGSLLITGKPLVISARVDLSQGERVQIRPYEICTLQEACSRDLQEIHLELRRDRCQQDLFGLLKGVFHENPGNVIVCLIIPGENTGAVLMETGEKFRINAPLEVITQFREICGRDQVKLCVRDPQPAPKRQGFQRNGSRTKNLQNV encoded by the coding sequence ATGGTCCAAGATTTTGTTCATCTCCATGTTCACACACACTACTCATTATTGGACGGTGCATCCAAGGTAAAACCATTATTAGAGAGATGTAAGGAGCTGGGAATGAGCTCGCTGGCACTAACTGATCATGGAAACATGTTTGGAGCCATTGAATTTTACCAAACAGCCCATAGCCTTGGCATTAAACCAATCATTGGGTGTGAAGTTTATACAACCCCTGGTAAGATGACTGACAAGGGACTGCAAAATGGCAACAAGAAACCTGACCCGATTCATCACTTCCTCCTACTTGCCAAGAATGAGGAAGGTTATAGGAATTTAGTGAAACTAGTTTCCGCAGGTCATATAGATGGATTTTACAGGAAGCCTCGCATTGATAAGGAGCTTCTATCGCAATACTCCCAAGGACTTATAGGCACGAGCGCCTGTATAGTAAGTGAAATAGCGCGACATATTATTCACGATGAGATGCGTGAGGCCGAGCAAAGCCTAGATGATTATGTCCATATCCTAGGAAGAGATAATTTTTACCTGGAAATACAGAATCACGGGATACCTGAAGAAGCTAAAGTTCGCGAAGTGTATCGCAAATGGTCGAAAGAAAAGTGTATACCCATCATAGCCACCAATGACGTTCATTATATTTTACAGGAACACGCAAGGGCTCATGAAATTTTACTCTGCATAGGCACAGGCGCTACCATGAATGACGAAAAGCGAATACGTTATTCAGGGCCAGAATACTATCTAAAATCCAAAGAGGAAATGACTGCACTTTTTGAAGATCTTCCAGAAGCTCTGACCAATACTGTAGAGCTTGCCGAGAGATGTGACGTGGAGATTGATTTAAAATCCAACAAATACCCTGAATTTGATGCCCCTGAAGGCGGTGATAGAGCAGCTTACTTTCGCGAGCTATGTTTTAGTGGGCTAGAAGATAGGTATGGCGCCGAAAGAGCTAACCAGGACAAAGAACTGAGAAAGCGTTTGGAGTATGAGATAGGCGTCATCGAGAACATGGGCTTTGTCAGTTACTTCTTAATCACTTGGGATTTTGTTGACTATGCCAAGCGCAATGAGATACCAGTAGGGCCTGGAAGAGGTAGTGCTGCCGGTTCTATTGTAGCGTATGTGCTGAAAATTACTGATTTATGCCCACTGAGGTACGGGCTTATCTTTGAGCGATTTCTTAATCCAGAACGTGTTTCCCCCCCGGATGTTGATATTGATTTTTGTCAGAGCAGACGTGGAGAGGTAATTGAATATGTCAGAAAAAAGTATGGGGATAGATCAGTTGCCCAAATAGTAACTTTTGGGACCTTAGCTGCGAAGATGGCAGTGCGTGATACCGCTAGAGTCCTAGGTCTTGGCTTTGGCGAAGCAAGCCGGTTAGCAGATCAAATTCCTACGGAATTAAAAATGACCATTCCCAAAGCGCTTGCGCAGAATCATGAGTTAACGCGTATGATAGAGCAAGATGAGGTTTCTGCTGAGGTCATTGAAAACGCCATCAGCCTTGAGGGGTCTGTTAGGCAAACAGGTATACACGCAGCTGGCGTGGTCATTTCAGATCGCGATTTAACTGATTTTATACCACTTATCCGAGACGAAAAGAGCGGTGGCATCGTCACTCAATACTCCATGGAGCCGTTGACTACAGTAGGTATGCTGAAAATGGATTTTCTGGGCCTTAAAACACTAACCGTTATTCAAGATTGCTTAGATTTTGTAGCACAATCAAAGGGCAAAAAAATCAAGATAGAGGATATTTCTCTAAAGGATCAGAATACCTTCGATCTTCTAAACCGCGCTGAAAATATCGGCATTTTCCAGGTGGAATCTGAAGGAATGCAAAAGATTTGCAGTCAATTCGATATCAAGAGTATTGATGATATTATCGCTCTAATCGCTCTTTACCGTCCCGGACCCATGGACTTGATTCCCGATTACATTGCACGAAAAAAAGGCAAGGCTAGGTTTGAGTATGATCACCCTCTTCTAGAAGAGATTTGCTCTGACACTTACGGAATCATGATTTATCAGGAGCAAGTTATGAAAGCCGCTCAGGTCTTAGCTGGGTATTCCTTGGGAGATGCGGATTTGCTTAGAAGAGCCATGGGTAAGAAGAAAAAGGAGGTGATGGATGAGCAGAAAAAAATCTTCATCAAAGGCTGTGCCACCACGAATGAGATACCAGCGGCACAAGCAGGAAAGATTTTTGATACACTAGCTAAGTTTGCGGGCTATGGCTTTAATAAGTCTCACAGCGCTGCCTATTCGGTAGTTTCCTACCATACTGCCTTTTTAAAGGCTAATTACCCGGTGGAGTTTATGGCAGCTTTGTTATCTAATGAACTAGATAATACAGATAAAATTGCCATCTTTGTCGATGAAGCAAAGCGCATGGGTATAAGAGTCTTGCCACCATGCGTTAATGAAAGTCTTTTTTCCTTCTCAGTTGGACCGCATCAGATACGTTACGGTATGGCTGCCATCAAAAATGTGGGCGAGGCTGTCGTTAAAGCTGTTATAGAGGCTAGAGAGTCTCAGGGACCTTTTAAATCCATGTTTGATTTATGTAAACGAGTAGATTATCACGTTTTGAATAAGAAGGCCTTAGAGAGCTTAGTGAAAGCGGGAGCCTTTGATTCCATATCTGGAAACAGAGCAGAGATATACAATCAGATAGATCAAGCTTTAGCCCAGTCTGCTTCCTTAGCAAGAGATCGCGAGAGTGGCCAAGGAATGATGTTTGATATGGGGAATCTGGACAATCCGCGCAACAAGCCTCTAGGAGGTCAGAGCGAGCACCAGAATAGAATTAAAAACTGGCCCATGGGAGAACGTTTAGGCTATGAGAAGGAGCTGCTAGGCTTCTATGTTACAGGCCACCCTGTCGACGAGTTTGATTCTGATTTGAGGGCTTTCCGCACGCTTCATATAGGTTCTATCAAGAATATGAGCCAGGATACTGTAGTCCGAGTTGCAGGTGTTTTACAAAGTGTAGAGGTAAGATTGTCTCAAAAAACTGGCCGTCCCTGGGCCAGAGTTTCTATTGAAGATCGGACTGGTAAAGTAGAAATAGCACTTTTTAGCGATCAATATGAGCGTTATGGTAGTCTCCTCATCACGGGTAAACCACTTGTCATTAGCGCGAGGGTTGACCTCTCACAAGGTGAACGCGTCCAAATTAGACCTTATGAAATCTGCACACTCCAGGAGGCTTGTTCGAGAGACTTACAAGAGATTCATTTAGAGCTTAGAAGAGACAGATGCCAGCAAGACTTATTTGGCCTGCTCAAAGGTGTCTTTCATGAAAACCCTGGAAACGTCATTGTCTGCTTAATCATACCTGGCGAAAATACTGGTGCTGTCTTGATGGAGACAGGGGAAAAGTTCCGTATAAACGCACCGCTTGAGGTCATTACTCAATTCCGCGAGATCTGTGGACGTGACCAAGTTAAATTATGCGTAAGGGATCCGCAACCAGCACCTAAAAGACAAGGATTTCAAAGAAATGGATCGCGAACCAAGAATCTTCAAAACGTTTAG
- the rpsU gene encoding 30S ribosomal protein S21: MILGPITNRWNRGEYNVSEVKLKKGESVEKALRRLKKKLDREGTLREARLRRNHEKPSDKKRRKAKEPKLNYWGNFSL, from the coding sequence ATGATATTAGGTCCTATTACGAATAGATGGAATCGAGGTGAATATAACGTGTCTGAAGTCAAATTAAAGAAAGGCGAGTCGGTAGAAAAAGCGTTACGACGTTTGAAAAAGAAGTTAGATCGCGAGGGAACACTTCGTGAAGCACGCTTGCGCCGTAACCATGAAAAGCCTAGTGACAAAAAAAGACGCAAAGCGAAGGAGCCCAAGCTTAACTACTGGGGCAATTTTTCTCTCTAA
- a CDS encoding sugar phosphate isomerase/epimerase: MKLPLSLSTSWLSKRHKDGYDMLTHAAQLGFEYVELSYGIHFSLWPGILKAVSKGIIKISSLHNFCPLPLEVPRADPNCYEFSDLNPDSRNLAIKYSMETIQHAAELGTKKVVLHIGRTRQKSVTRQLEELFAKGKFGSRKYTKLKIESVTQHETQYQKRWPYIHNCLSQLESYASSINVQLGIECRESAEEIPLDDQWQNIFNHFDSGVIGYWHDFGHAARKDCLGYSNQIDQFEQLAPRLLGCHVHDFLPPNRDHLPIGGGTIPFEKFWPYLNKARDPVMVLELSPKIKTERVQECLSWWNQHGPSLQTAKGKL, encoded by the coding sequence TTGAAATTACCTCTATCATTGTCCACAAGCTGGTTATCCAAACGTCATAAAGATGGTTATGATATGCTTACACATGCTGCTCAACTGGGCTTTGAATATGTTGAGCTAAGTTACGGTATTCACTTTAGCTTGTGGCCGGGAATCTTGAAAGCTGTAAGCAAAGGTATCATTAAAATTTCATCACTGCACAATTTCTGTCCTCTTCCTCTGGAGGTTCCGCGGGCAGACCCTAACTGTTATGAGTTTTCGGACCTTAATCCCGATAGTCGTAATCTGGCAATTAAGTATTCAATGGAGACCATCCAGCATGCTGCAGAGTTAGGGACTAAGAAAGTTGTCTTACATATTGGTAGAACTCGACAAAAATCGGTTACCCGTCAGTTAGAAGAATTGTTTGCGAAGGGTAAGTTCGGTTCTAGAAAATATACCAAGCTTAAGATTGAATCCGTTACGCAGCACGAAACGCAGTACCAGAAGCGTTGGCCCTATATTCACAATTGCCTGAGTCAATTAGAGAGCTATGCATCTTCAATAAATGTTCAGCTAGGTATCGAATGCCGCGAATCGGCAGAGGAAATTCCCCTAGATGACCAGTGGCAAAATATTTTCAATCATTTCGATAGTGGTGTGATTGGCTATTGGCATGACTTCGGACATGCAGCCCGAAAGGACTGTCTTGGCTACTCCAACCAAATCGATCAGTTTGAACAACTTGCTCCTAGGCTTTTGGGCTGTCATGTGCACGACTTTCTACCGCCAAACCGCGACCATTTACCGATAGGTGGTGGAACGATTCCCTTTGAAAAATTCTGGCCCTACTTGAATAAAGCACGAGATCCCGTTATGGTGCTAGAATTGTCCCCTAAAATTAAAACAGAAAGAGTTCAAGAATGTCTGAGCTGGTGGAATCAACACGGCCCGAGTCTTCAAACAGCAAAAGGAAAACTCTAG